One genomic region from Drosophila subpulchrella strain 33 F10 #4 breed RU33 chromosome 2R, RU_Dsub_v1.1 Primary Assembly, whole genome shotgun sequence encodes:
- the LOC119550409 gene encoding uncharacterized protein LOC119550409 has translation MMMDLRNLTLLTVALAIFACHTFAHIQYSDEDSVEWCPPDDDNNTNNNNTDNNGNENKTDHDTSLCANFQHIRDLIDQETLIELIEVHYNCDAKFRRAMRYYDTPGFVRVTQELTDTAAYQTVLRELESENVDTGDIASVADIFYCIILPVQKPDRNCDCKAVRHHTFVGDLLNIMPHQAVHNYVAESRANNTNFGNFTKAVVSQEFQATLKANIKKHDVVKPLRTLRKNGWNIPELLRAMLTIFQW, from the exons ATGATGATGGATCTAAGGAATTTGACCCTACTGACCGTAGCTCTGGCCATTTTCGCATGCCACACGTTTGCCCATATTCAGTATTCGGATGAAGATTCCGTGGAATGGTGTCCACCGGATGATGATAATAACACCAACAATAATAATACCGATAATAATGGGAATGAGAATAAAACGGATCATGATACAAGTTTGTGTGCGAATTTCCAGCACATTCGCGATCTGATCGATCAGGAGACCTTAATAGAACTGATCGAAGTGCACTATAATTGTGATGCGAAATTCCGACGCGCCATGAGGTACTACGATACCCCGGGTTTCGTAAGGGTGACCCAAGAGCTGACAGATACGGCTGCCTATCAAACCGTTCTTCGCGAACTTGAATCGGAAAATGTGGATACGGGTGATATTGCCAGCGTTGCGGATATATTCTATTGTATCATCCTTCCGGTCCAGAAACCGGACCGAAATTGCGACTGCAAGGCCGTAAGGCATCATACATTCGTCGGAGATCTGTTGAATATAATGCCCCACCAGGCGGTGCACAATTATGTCGCCGAGTCTCGAGCCAATAACACCAATTTTGGTAATTTCACAAAGGCAGTGGTCTCGCAGGAGTTTCAGGCCACTCTGAAGGCCAATATT AAGAAGCACGATGTCGTTAAACCGTTGCGCACCCTTCGCAAAAATGGCTGGAATATCCCGGAACTGCTCCGCGCCATGTTGACCATTTTCCAGTGGTGA